From a single Tetrapisispora phaffii CBS 4417 chromosome 15, complete genome genomic region:
- the URB2 gene encoding ribosome biogenesis protein URB2 (similar to Saccharomyces cerevisiae URB2 (YJR041C); ancestral locus Anc_1.467) — MLSQIPDTAEGITKLLRSKNTTASDVVEVVFKFSELKTNFPNKEVFVLELIQDRWNDQRVLDYKNNYQIWRLYNDMWSTINNSITVKKLFKNLKFPQLVLQSTQIIEQNKWEFLNEFYRTCTLINSEVTVAFTFEIALKCLASILGMLCDVRDEVTLTHEFRANIIDAVIKLTDLNNIKPEVSIKYSNTYCETLLLPTLKYMVRFNDTDFNSTLNDKEHPPNDNTIEKLLEYSGYYLYDSSLHTPQQLEKLIKKSGASISFADSKLLFNLSINFLSKQNFKDLEKILILLTNLHQDILPDLLIKLALKRKTLSHEFLETLFKTTVENAQKNMLYDETFWSLITHILELDIEIGIKNTNQILVLIENQYSNNHNSTFLVFEKLITCYVNAREYPNFISIWAKYVLAKDPEQNNLFFSENLFTNALSRNITALSISQLSSVLASYIHDIQVEKKNARVKGLLEILLHGLKYVSPTILPELKIVLIKVFDDNLKSNKTLWRIRFLIMEAFDDIVTEESIEEICSKDFKSLLKSADDPKYLFFNYFKIREYKEFKLTDIIEEFIKYLKKTEKNEMRDISGYIFLHWPTLISNEFSKSQVDYIIDLLINGDMEEVMSKLFEDDDFFEEPRLVSTLVAKLASEYKNDIAIRYLREIPIQCIQKNVRIQLIDSIGSKAKISQGDLELVNHLLQYPTFKTKIETDIEKLYVFTKSQSKKYDLINPIFERVWSNYLSQMKERSQKEFIDNMINMLLSNISKGHKFFEISFLICKISPTVLVDQLQSKLIEISLTQMKKSKDDELIWNLNCLFTIFKKSDYSISAALNKSVKDEIANILKTGFNKLNKELMSITFLIYSSVYDNDLQYLFAHYLKLRNLGIPTLKIIEGVNFAIKQDQTKNFNGFNLVFSDIINEFSNVPSDMSGFLLELFISLLDNIEKENVVAVNLFQKSLSDFFTSSGRFINNKEDFILVLKTFEQLLLSKPWLFSQYSIELLFPICYNAAVLFNDGYHSNDDIFIITTKVISKILLVHRVKLSNRNHLLNSFFCSYLELLSLNETFGLTEASAGPLARLISNFCEPSNISSSRSQSNKEIIDSKISMIRHSLRKDVPVLLINYIHLSINNKFKAEIRHELIPCIYSVLNLLSRQELNIVNAALDNAGKQYFRTIYQDYTKKGKWSED; from the coding sequence ATGCTTTCTCAGATTCCAGATACCGCTGAAGGTATTACGAAGCTACTAAGATCTAAAAATACCACAGCTAGCGATGTCGTTGAGGTTGTCTTCAAATTTTCTGAATTGAAGACTAATTTCCCAAATAAAGAGGTTTTTGTTTTAGAGTTGATTCAAGATAGATGGAATGACCAGAGAGTTCTTGATTATAAGAATAATTACCAAATATGGAGACTATATAATGATATGTGGTCTACTATTAATAACTCCATTACAGTGAAAAAACTATTTAAAAACTTAAAGTTCCCTCAGTTGGTGCTCCAAAGTACACAAATTATCGAGCAAAATAAATGGGagtttttaaatgaattttaCAGAACTTGCacattaattaattctGAAGTCACTGTTGCTTTCACATTTGAAATAGCTTTAAAGTGTCTTGCAAGTATATTGGGTATGCTCTGTGATGTTCGTGATGAAGTTACGCTAACTCATGAATTCAGAGCAAATATCATCGATGCAGTGATTAAGTTGACcgatttaaataatataaagcCGGAAGTCtctattaaatattcaaacaCCTATTGTGAAACTCTTTTATTGCCAACTTTAAAATACATGGTAAGATTCAATGATACTGATTTTAATTCGACCCTTAATGATAAGGAACATCCTCCAAATGATAACACCATTGAAAAACTGTTAGAATATTCCGGATATTACCTTTATGATTCGAGTCTTCATACACCACAGCAGCTAGAAAAGCTTATCAAAAAATCAGGAGCTTCTATAAGTTTTGCAGATTCTAAACTTCTATTCAACCTTtccattaattttttatcaaaacaGAATTTTAAAGACCTAGaaaaaattctaatattattaactaaTTTGCATCAGGATATATTACCAGATTTATTGATTAAGTTGGCATTGAAAAGGAAGACTTTATCACATGAGTTTTTGGAAACTTTATTCAAAACCACAGTTGAAAATGctcaaaaaaatatgctTTACGATGAAACTTTTTGGTCATTGATTACTCATATTTTGGAATTAGATATAGAAATTGGCATCAAAAACACAAATCAGATTTTAGTATTAATTGAGAAccaatattcaaataacCATAATAGTACTTTTCTCGTTTTTGAAAAACTGATAACTTGTTATGTTAATGCTAGAGAATACCCAAACTTTATAAGTATCTGGGCAAAATACGTTTTGGCTAAAGATCCTGAACAAAATAATCTATTTTTCtcagaaaatttatttactaATGCATTATCAAGGAACATTACGGCATTATCAATTAGCCAGCTGTCATCTGTCTTGGCATCGTATATCCATGATATTCAGGTTGAGAAGAAAAACGCAAGAGTCAAAGGTCTATTGGAAATATTGCTACATGGTCTAAAGTATGTATCACCAACTATCTTACCAGAACTAAAAATTGTGTTGATAAAGGTTTTTGATGATAATTTGAAATCCAATAAAACTTTATGGAGAATTAGATTTTTAATTATGGAAGCTTTCGACGATATAGTTACAGAGGAAAGTATTGAGGAAATTTGCTCTAAGGATTTTAAATCTCTGTTGAAATCAGCAGATGATCCTAAGTacttattttttaactatTTTAAGATAAGAGAATACAAAGAGTTTAAACTAActgatattattgaagagTTCATTAAATACTTAAagaaaactgaaaaaaatgaaatgagGGATATTTCGGgttatatatttcttcattGGCCAACACTCATTTCAAATGAATTCTCAAAATCTCAAGtagattatattattgatcTTCTAATTAATGGTGACATGGAAGAAGTAATGAGTAAGCTgtttgaagatgatgatttttttgaagaacCTAGGTTAGTTTCAACTTTAGTTGCTAAACTGGCATCTGAATACAAAAATGACATCGCTATTAGATATCTCAGAGAGATTCCAATTCAATGcattcaaaaaaatgtaAGAATACAACTAATTGACAGTATTGGTTCTAAAGCAAAGATTTCGCAAGGAGACTTGGAATTAGTTAACCATTTGCTACAATATCCTACATTTAAAACTAAGATTGAAACTGAcatagaaaaattatacgTATTTACTAAGAGTCAAAGTAAGAAATATGACTTGATAAATCCTATTTTTGAGCGCGTATGGTCAAACTATCTTTCTCAAATGAAAGAACGATCACAGAAAGAGTTTATTGATAACATGATTAATATGTtactttcaaatatttctaaagGGCacaaattttttgaaatttcattcCTAATTTGCAAAATTTCACCAACTGTCTTGGTTGATCAGTTACAGagtaaattaattgaaatttctttaactcaaatgaaaaaaagtAAGGATGACGAATTGATTTGGAATTTGAACTGCTTGTTTACCATTTTTAAGAAATCAGATTATTCAATTTCTGCTGcattaaataaatctgTGAAGGATGAAATAgcaaatattttgaaaacaggatttaacaaattaaataaagaacTGATGAGTATTACATTTTTGATCTACTCTTCAGTTTATGACAATGATTTGcaatatttatttgctcattatttaaaattaagaaaCCTTGGAATTCcaactttaaaaataattgaagGCGTTAACTTTGCCATAAAGCAAGACCAAACTAAGAACTTTAACGGATTCAATTTGGTTTTCtctgatattattaatgaattttctAATGTCCCCTCCGATATGAGTGGATTCTTATTGGAGTTATTCATCTCTTTACTGGATAAtatagaaaaagaaaatgtgGTTGCTGTTaatttgtttcaaaaatcATTATCAGATTTTTTTACAAGTTCTGGAAGATTCATCAATAACAAAGAGGATTTCATATTAGTTTTGAAAACATTTGAGCAGTTATTATTGTCAAAACCATGGCTATTCTCTCAATATTCGATTGAATTATTGTTTCCTATCTGTTACAATGCGGCAGTACTGTTTAATGACGGCTATCACtcaaatgatgatatttttatcattactACTAAAGTCATTTCCAAGATATTATTAGTTCATAGGGTTAAATTATCCAACCGTAACCATTTATTGAACAGCTTTTTCTGCTCTTATTTGGAgctattatcattaaatgaaaCATTCGGTTTGACAGAGGCCTCAGCTGGACCTTTGGCTAGATTAATATCAAACTTTTGTGAACCATCCAATATTTCCAGTTCTAGGTCTCAATCAAATAAGGAGATTATCGATTCAAAGATTAGCATGATAAGACACTCTTTGAGAAAGGATGTTCCAGTCTTGTTAATAAACTATATCcatttatcaataaataataaattcaaagcAGAAATAAGACACGAATTAATACCTTGTATTTATTCTGTATTGAATTTGTTATCGAGACAggaattaaatattgtcaATGCAGCTTTAGATAATGCAGGTAAACAATATTTCAGGACAATTTATCAGGATTATACTAAGAAAGGTAAATGGTCAGAAGATTGA